A part of Spirochaetae bacterium HGW-Spirochaetae-1 genomic DNA contains:
- a CDS encoding serine/threonine protein kinase → MSDIRFDGKVAVITGAGAGLGRIHALELARRGAMIVVNDLGSALDGSGQTQKAADSVVEEIIKDGGKAVSNYDSVSTVQGGENITACALDTFGSLDILVNNAGIVRDHSFTKMTEDEWDAVLTVHLKGAYCVTRPALAAMKERNYGRIIFTSSGVGLYGNFGQANYASAKMGLIGLMNVLKLETAKNNIRINTIAPNAVTRMTSSIFPPNLAELLKPEYITPLLLYLASEENNDNGMIFNCFSGYYSRTAIVCSKGVLLGDGKTNISPEEIRSHWNEITALEEPKTLGSIVESFGYIAPLLNK, encoded by the coding sequence ATGTCAGACATACGATTTGATGGGAAAGTAGCGGTTATAACCGGCGCCGGTGCCGGTCTGGGAAGAATCCATGCCCTTGAGCTTGCCCGCAGGGGAGCCATGATAGTGGTCAATGACCTGGGCAGCGCTTTGGACGGTTCCGGACAGACACAAAAAGCCGCTGACTCCGTTGTCGAAGAAATAATCAAAGACGGAGGGAAAGCCGTTTCCAACTACGACAGTGTCTCAACGGTGCAGGGCGGTGAAAACATCACGGCTTGCGCCCTGGATACCTTCGGCAGCCTCGACATCCTCGTCAACAACGCCGGTATTGTGCGCGACCACTCCTTCACCAAAATGACCGAAGATGAATGGGACGCCGTGCTAACGGTCCACCTGAAGGGGGCCTACTGCGTCACACGGCCGGCACTCGCTGCCATGAAGGAGCGCAACTACGGAAGAATTATTTTCACCTCATCGGGTGTGGGGCTCTACGGCAATTTCGGCCAGGCCAATTATGCATCGGCCAAGATGGGACTCATCGGCCTCATGAATGTGCTGAAACTCGAAACGGCGAAAAACAATATCAGGATAAATACCATCGCTCCCAATGCCGTGACCCGCATGACCAGCAGCATTTTCCCGCCGAACCTGGCCGAGCTTTTAAAACCGGAATACATCACGCCTCTCCTGCTCTACCTTGCCTCTGAAGAGAATAATGACAACGGCATGATTTTTAACTGCTTCAGCGGGTACTACAGCCGGACCGCCATTGTCTGCTCAAAAGGAGTACTCCTGGGTGACGGAAAGACGAATATATCGCCGGAGGAAATACGCAGTCACTGGAATGAAATAACGGCCCTGGAGGAACCGAAAACCCTCGGTTCCATCGTGGAAAGCTTCGGCTATATCGCCCCCCTTCTGAACAAGTGA